Proteins encoded within one genomic window of Streptomyces sp. NBC_00523:
- a CDS encoding sensor histidine kinase, which yields MRCLPHRPRSVRTRLVLISTVLATVAVLVSQAAGLAVMRSWLTGQIDHRLTHFRPPPPAAYGRPPHGPVPEDALPSDFRVFFYGSDGRLRPDSLGSGTGRPRLPATASGLAPERGHPATVPDADGGSAWRVVTDTAPDGRRVVVALPLGTVEGATSKLLWFSLAIGGATAAGVGLLGSAAVRLGLRPLARMERTALRITGGESALTVTDTDPRTETGRLGLAFNTMLGQVRAALHRKDASEQRLRRFMADAGHELRTPLTSIQGFAELLVEQPRLPAARRREAHVLIARNAERMSRLVDDLFLLAKLGYAPVAHRETVDLLSLAADGVGAAVVAHPGRDVRLAPLGGGGRDGSALDVVEALGDAHQLSQVIGNLLANACVHTPPGARVEVRVGAVRTGPDTGGTDRPGRCGATAALPAGVEVCVVEVADDGPGLAADAAQQVFERFYRGPSADREGAEPGSGLGLSIAATIAGAHGGRLELDTRPGDGATFRLLLPRSVGAGP from the coding sequence GTGAGGTGCCTGCCGCACCGGCCCCGCTCGGTACGGACCCGGCTGGTGCTGATCTCGACGGTCCTTGCCACCGTGGCCGTGCTGGTCTCGCAGGCGGCGGGACTCGCGGTGATGCGGTCGTGGCTGACGGGCCAGATCGACCACCGGCTCACGCACTTCCGCCCGCCGCCCCCGGCCGCGTACGGGAGGCCGCCGCACGGTCCGGTGCCCGAGGACGCCCTGCCCTCCGACTTCCGGGTCTTCTTCTACGGCTCCGACGGGCGGCTGCGGCCCGACTCGCTCGGCAGCGGCACCGGCCGCCCCCGGCTGCCCGCGACCGCCTCCGGCCTCGCCCCGGAGCGCGGCCACCCCGCCACCGTGCCGGACGCGGACGGCGGTTCGGCCTGGCGGGTGGTCACCGACACGGCTCCGGACGGGCGGCGCGTCGTCGTCGCGCTGCCGCTGGGCACGGTGGAGGGGGCCACGTCGAAGCTGCTGTGGTTCAGCCTCGCGATCGGGGGCGCCACCGCGGCCGGGGTCGGACTGCTCGGCAGTGCCGCCGTGCGCCTGGGGCTGCGCCCGCTGGCCCGGATGGAGCGGACCGCGCTGCGGATCACCGGCGGCGAGTCGGCCCTGACGGTCACGGACACCGACCCGCGCACGGAGACCGGGCGGCTCGGGCTCGCGTTCAACACGATGCTCGGCCAGGTCCGGGCGGCTCTGCACCGCAAGGACGCCTCCGAGCAGCGGCTGCGCCGTTTCATGGCGGACGCGGGCCACGAGCTGCGCACCCCGCTCACCTCGATCCAGGGGTTCGCCGAACTCCTCGTGGAGCAGCCGCGCCTGCCCGCCGCCCGCCGGCGCGAGGCCCATGTGCTGATCGCCCGGAACGCGGAGCGGATGAGCCGGCTCGTGGACGACCTCTTCCTGCTGGCCAAGCTGGGGTACGCGCCCGTGGCGCACCGCGAGACCGTGGACCTGCTGTCGCTCGCGGCGGACGGGGTCGGCGCGGCCGTCGTCGCGCATCCGGGCCGCGACGTACGGCTGGCTCCGCTGGGCGGGGGCGGGCGGGACGGGTCCGCGCTGGACGTGGTGGAGGCGCTGGGCGACGCCCATCAGCTGTCCCAGGTCATCGGCAATCTGCTGGCCAACGCCTGCGTGCACACCCCGCCCGGCGCGCGCGTCGAGGTCCGGGTCGGCGCGGTGCGCACCGGGCCGGACACCGGCGGGACCGACCGGCCCGGCCGCTGCGGTGCGACGGCGGCGCTGCCCGCCGGGGTGGAGGTGTGCGTGGTGGAGGTCGCGGACGACGGGCCGGGGCTGGCGGCCGACGCGGCCCAGCAGGTCTTCGAGCGGTTCTACCGGGGGCCGTCGGCCGACCGGGAGGGCGCCGAGCCCGGGTCCGGGCTCGGCCTGTCGATCGCGGCCACCATCGCCGGGGCGCACGGTGGGCGGCTCGAACTCGACACCCGGCCGGGCGACGGCGCGACGTTCCGGCTGCTGCTGCCCCGGAGCGTCGGCGCGGGTCCGTGA
- a CDS encoding pentapeptide repeat-containing protein, giving the protein MSSGTPRTWKPAAFPVDPEATRQLQEWLAEDGYSLFGIENDFRGADLSGGDFTQAWFTQANLKGVRFTGASFYRADLQSADLTGADLTDADLVRANLNDAVLRSARLDGADMVKASLQNVDASQASFRGTRIMAASLFGVDLRGADLTDAVLTHNAFRVTVDDTTVVHGLTGTVFGPMTVVSGDSSVEVGGAELEAWVSGRGGQVEVLPPHRPAR; this is encoded by the coding sequence ATGTCATCTGGTACCCCTAGGACTTGGAAGCCGGCCGCCTTTCCCGTCGATCCTGAGGCAACGCGCCAATTGCAGGAATGGCTCGCCGAGGACGGTTACAGCCTTTTCGGAATCGAGAACGATTTCCGGGGCGCCGATCTCTCGGGCGGTGATTTCACTCAGGCATGGTTCACCCAGGCGAACCTGAAGGGCGTGCGGTTCACGGGTGCGAGCTTCTACCGCGCGGATCTCCAGTCGGCTGACCTCACCGGTGCGGACCTCACCGATGCCGATCTGGTCCGGGCGAATCTCAATGATGCGGTACTCCGCTCCGCACGACTCGACGGTGCCGACATGGTCAAAGCGTCGCTGCAGAACGTGGACGCGTCACAGGCGAGCTTCCGCGGAACCCGGATCATGGCCGCGTCGCTGTTCGGCGTCGATCTGAGGGGGGCGGACCTGACCGATGCGGTCCTGACCCACAACGCGTTCAGGGTCACCGTCGATGACACCACCGTGGTACACGGCCTGACCGGCACAGTCTTCGGACCTATGACGGTCGTCAGCGGCGATTCCTCCGTCGAAGTGGGCGGCGCGGAATTGGAGGCGTGGGTCAGTGGGCGCGGCGGGCAGGTTGAGGTCCTGCCGCCACACCGGCCGGCACGGTAG
- a CDS encoding pentapeptide repeat-containing protein, whose product MPDAWQPAALPADPAAAEQLREWLAAEKYNLNGTGRDFRGADLSGGDFSNYWFTDAVLVGVRLVGASSGTRFIGAELLDTDMRGSDLSDAVVEENYFGIKVDDTTVLRGLRGTGFGPVTVVSDGSSREVGGAELEAWISARGGQVQVIPPRRPAGGTP is encoded by the coding sequence GTGCCGGACGCCTGGCAGCCTGCCGCACTCCCCGCCGACCCTGCGGCCGCAGAGCAGCTCCGCGAGTGGCTCGCCGCCGAGAAATACAACCTCAACGGGACGGGGCGGGACTTCCGGGGCGCGGACCTCTCGGGTGGGGATTTCTCGAATTACTGGTTCACCGACGCCGTACTCGTCGGTGTACGGCTCGTCGGAGCTTCCTCCGGAACACGTTTCATCGGCGCGGAGTTGCTCGACACCGACATGAGGGGCAGCGACCTGTCCGATGCCGTGGTCGAGGAGAACTACTTCGGGATCAAGGTGGACGACACCACGGTCCTTCGCGGCTTGCGGGGCACGGGCTTCGGCCCGGTCACCGTTGTCAGCGACGGCTCCTCGCGCGAAGTGGGCGGTGCGGAACTCGAAGCCTGGATCAGTGCGCGCGGCGGGCAGGTTCAGGTGATCCCGCCGCGCCGACCGGCAGGAGGTACGCCTTGA
- a CDS encoding DUF6507 family protein has protein sequence MTKWDIDPGGVRRVLKKTAEVGGEFKTEFTSYNDHLVGSATSAGTMVLGGTEIPKGGAFGPVAQALQEFQQHTLKDLQFLPVRAAKSMTGARLATEAYLAGDLEMAKNKQEQYSKAPTPEELKGKGPKK, from the coding sequence GTGACCAAGTGGGACATCGACCCCGGCGGCGTTCGTCGGGTGCTGAAGAAGACCGCCGAGGTGGGCGGCGAATTCAAGACGGAGTTCACGTCGTACAACGACCACCTGGTGGGGTCGGCGACGTCGGCGGGCACGATGGTGCTGGGCGGGACCGAGATCCCCAAGGGGGGCGCGTTCGGCCCGGTGGCCCAGGCGTTGCAGGAGTTCCAGCAGCACACACTCAAGGACCTGCAGTTCCTTCCGGTCCGGGCGGCGAAGTCCATGACGGGGGCGCGGCTGGCCACTGAGGCGTACCTCGCGGGCGATCTGGAGATGGCGAAGAACAAGCAGGAGCAGTACTCCAAGGCGCCGACCCCGGAGGAGCTGAAGGGGAAGGGCCCGAAGAAGTGA
- a CDS encoding DUF6177 family protein, with protein sequence MTQDVVALTRRMPDSLSVLAGLLAGGPDLRVGTTGDGAVVQLCDDEGRPLVSVEVPLLIQVPGEAVRLLGAEATPEGDGPWWWVEARAAAGVDRAEELAGAFAARLTMLLGGRVWPADAPGTTGAARPLDVSGITAVPAPAAAQPAVDMLTDQAAVVIQDRPVVPMTSWLTEALRATVESERSLQIVTPPHCTLSLPTRLLLQSTSSRWVVQDERCGYYDGLTGAVLRWQDDAFAPDRREDGQTPVAEAFTEAGPSGERQLVVSLRTVHRPTADLVLGGALEAAWEALTGAPPAGWGTSEPAGLVWSRRRLTDLAYERAPRPTWLVAVGSPDRPAVATLQVNRTSDGVEEDITLVLGYGSDERPPLDALPGLADELVTRHGLRTMLCQLGEGRRDLNAPPRFERPPLPHSFTLGSAEVAEVGRDTAARTPLEEAPVRVGPGGRPGYYYPLGDGETAESWAALEQLMRHLRGAPPV encoded by the coding sequence ATGACCCAGGACGTCGTCGCACTCACCCGGCGGATGCCCGACTCGCTCAGTGTGCTGGCCGGGTTGCTCGCCGGCGGGCCCGATCTGCGGGTGGGGACCACCGGGGACGGGGCCGTCGTGCAGTTGTGCGACGACGAGGGGCGGCCGCTCGTGTCCGTCGAGGTGCCCCTGTTGATCCAGGTGCCCGGGGAGGCCGTTCGGCTGCTCGGGGCGGAGGCCACTCCGGAGGGGGACGGGCCCTGGTGGTGGGTCGAGGCGCGGGCTGCCGCCGGGGTGGACCGGGCCGAGGAGCTGGCCGGGGCCTTCGCCGCGCGGCTGACCATGCTGCTCGGCGGCAGGGTCTGGCCGGCCGACGCCCCCGGCACCACCGGCGCCGCCCGCCCCCTCGACGTCTCGGGCATCACGGCCGTGCCCGCCCCCGCCGCCGCGCAGCCCGCCGTCGACATGCTCACCGACCAGGCGGCCGTCGTCATCCAGGACCGCCCGGTCGTCCCCATGACGAGCTGGCTGACGGAGGCGCTGCGGGCCACCGTGGAGAGCGAGCGGTCGCTCCAGATCGTCACCCCGCCCCACTGCACGCTCTCCCTGCCGACGCGGCTGCTGCTCCAGTCCACCTCCTCGCGCTGGGTCGTCCAGGACGAGCGCTGCGGCTACTACGACGGCCTCACCGGCGCCGTACTGCGCTGGCAGGACGACGCGTTCGCACCGGACCGGCGCGAGGACGGCCAGACCCCGGTGGCCGAGGCGTTCACCGAGGCCGGGCCCTCCGGCGAGCGGCAGCTCGTCGTGTCGCTCCGGACCGTGCACCGCCCCACCGCCGACCTGGTGCTCGGCGGTGCCCTGGAAGCCGCCTGGGAGGCGCTGACCGGCGCGCCCCCGGCCGGCTGGGGGACCTCGGAGCCCGCAGGGCTCGTCTGGTCGCGGCGGCGGCTGACCGACCTGGCGTACGAACGCGCGCCCCGGCCGACCTGGCTGGTGGCCGTCGGCAGCCCGGACCGCCCCGCCGTCGCCACCCTCCAGGTGAACCGCACCTCGGACGGGGTGGAGGAGGACATCACCCTCGTCCTCGGCTACGGCTCCGACGAGCGCCCGCCGCTCGACGCGCTGCCGGGACTCGCCGACGAGCTGGTGACCCGGCACGGGCTGCGGACCATGCTGTGCCAGCTGGGCGAGGGCCGCCGCGACCTGAACGCCCCGCCCCGCTTCGAACGCCCCCCGCTCCCGCACTCCTTCACGCTCGGCTCCGCCGAGGTGGCCGAGGTCGGCCGCGACACCGCCGCCCGGACGCCGCTCGAAGAAGCGCCGGTGCGCGTGGGCCCCGGCGGCCGGCCGGGCTACTACTACCCGCTCGGCGACGGCGAGACCGCCGAGAGCTGGGCGGCCCTCGAACAGCTGATGCGCCATCTGCGTGGGGCGCCCCCGGTCTAG
- a CDS encoding response regulator transcription factor, which translates to MGDRSARHTVLVVEDDPGIRTLLTSALTAAGHSVASAANGRDALDAVERRRPDLVVLDVMLPDTDGFAVTRALRSRGDYTPVLFLTARTDIEDRIIGLSSGGDDYVTKPFHIQEILLRIRAILRRTGGAPRPPAEQPPLRYADLSVDRERHTAHRGGEPVRLSPTEFRLLVCLMSRAEKVVEKQEILLAVWSYGFAGDTRIVDTYIKNLRRKIDRADRPLIHTVRGVGYCLRLPRTDAP; encoded by the coding sequence ATGGGCGACCGGTCAGCCCGGCACACCGTCCTGGTCGTCGAGGACGACCCGGGTATCCGTACGCTGCTCACCTCCGCCCTGACCGCGGCCGGTCACAGCGTCGCCTCGGCGGCGAACGGGCGGGACGCGCTGGACGCCGTGGAGCGCCGCCGGCCGGACCTGGTCGTGCTGGACGTGATGCTGCCGGACACGGACGGCTTCGCCGTGACGCGGGCGCTGCGGTCCCGGGGCGACTACACCCCGGTGCTGTTCCTGACCGCGCGCACGGACATCGAGGACCGCATCATCGGGCTCAGCTCGGGCGGCGACGACTACGTCACCAAGCCGTTCCACATCCAGGAGATCCTGCTGCGGATCCGGGCGATCCTGCGCCGCACCGGTGGCGCGCCCCGCCCCCCGGCCGAGCAGCCGCCGCTGCGGTACGCGGACCTGAGCGTCGACCGCGAGCGGCACACCGCGCACCGGGGCGGGGAGCCGGTGCGGCTGTCCCCCACCGAGTTCCGGTTGCTCGTCTGCCTGATGTCGCGGGCCGAGAAAGTGGTGGAGAAGCAGGAGATCCTGCTGGCCGTGTGGAGCTACGGCTTCGCCGGGGACACCCGCATCGTGGACACGTACATCAAGAACCTGCGCCGCAAGATCGACCGCGCGGACCGGCCGCTGATCCACACCGTGCGCGGGGTGGGGTACTGCCTGCGGCTGCCCCGCACGGACGCGCCGTGA
- a CDS encoding alkaline phosphatase PhoX has protein sequence MSVVPRPPASRRNVLAAGAAAVSIAFTGAFTELFAGSSAARGHEGYGPLVPDPDGLLDLPKGFHYRVLSREGDRLRSGEGQVPSHCDGMAAFGGRGGHVRLVRNHENRVDAAIPVPTVEGLTYDPMGKGGCTALELDGHNRVLSERVAIAGTAVNCAGGRTPWNTWLTCEETEDRAGTNGYTKDHGYVFEVDGADPRRTGAVPLTAMGRFMHEAVAIDPRDGTVYETEDAFEKPFGLFYRFLPKKPLGGTGSLRAGGRLEAMRVPGVPDLSAVRETGTVFEGVEWVPVPDPQAAETPIRFQDFGPKGITHGQKLEGCYWGGSSVYFVSSFAHRDEGSAADHYGQVWRYDPHTHRLTLVIVFGPDTDLQLPGESPDNITLAPDGGLMVCEDGGGAQHVFGLTRRGEVYPMARGRQNIGTPGAPEWGEFAGVTFAPDYGTMYVNVYTPGTTFAVTGPWR, from the coding sequence ATGTCAGTCGTACCCCGTCCCCCCGCGTCCCGGCGAAACGTTCTGGCGGCGGGTGCCGCCGCCGTCTCGATCGCCTTCACGGGGGCGTTCACCGAACTCTTCGCGGGCAGCTCCGCCGCGCGCGGTCACGAGGGCTACGGCCCGCTCGTGCCGGACCCGGACGGCCTGCTCGACCTGCCGAAGGGCTTCCACTACCGGGTGCTGTCCCGGGAGGGCGACCGGCTCCGCTCCGGCGAGGGGCAGGTGCCCAGCCACTGCGACGGCATGGCCGCGTTCGGCGGCCGGGGCGGGCACGTACGGCTGGTCCGCAACCACGAGAACCGGGTGGACGCCGCGATCCCCGTACCGACGGTCGAGGGGCTGACGTACGACCCGATGGGCAAGGGCGGCTGTACGGCCCTGGAGCTCGACGGCCACAACCGGGTGCTGTCCGAGCGGGTCGCCATCGCCGGTACGGCGGTGAACTGCGCGGGCGGGCGCACCCCCTGGAACACCTGGCTGACCTGCGAGGAGACCGAGGACAGGGCCGGCACCAACGGCTACACCAAGGACCACGGCTACGTCTTCGAGGTGGACGGCGCCGATCCGCGCCGTACCGGCGCCGTGCCGCTGACCGCGATGGGCCGCTTCATGCACGAGGCCGTCGCGATCGACCCGCGCGACGGGACGGTGTACGAGACGGAGGACGCGTTCGAGAAGCCGTTCGGGCTGTTCTACCGCTTCCTGCCGAAGAAGCCGCTGGGCGGTACGGGTTCGCTGCGGGCGGGCGGCCGGCTGGAGGCCATGCGGGTGCCGGGGGTGCCGGACCTCTCGGCCGTGCGGGAGACCGGGACGGTGTTCGAGGGCGTCGAGTGGGTGCCCGTACCGGATCCGCAGGCCGCCGAAACCCCCATCCGCTTCCAGGACTTCGGCCCGAAGGGCATCACCCACGGCCAGAAGCTGGAGGGCTGCTACTGGGGCGGCTCGTCCGTCTACTTCGTCTCCAGCTTCGCGCACCGCGACGAGGGCTCGGCGGCGGACCACTACGGGCAGGTCTGGCGCTACGACCCGCACACGCACCGGCTGACCCTGGTCATCGTCTTCGGCCCGGACACCGACCTCCAGCTCCCCGGCGAGTCCCCCGACAACATCACCCTGGCCCCCGACGGCGGCCTGATGGTCTGTGAGGACGGCGGCGGCGCCCAGCACGTGTTCGGCCTGACCCGGCGCGGCGAGGTGTACCCGATGGCGCGCGGCCGACAGAACATCGGGACGCCCGGGGCGCCGGAGTGGGGCGAGTTCGCGGGTGTCACGTTCGCACCGGATTACGGGACGATGTACGTGAACGTCTACACACCGGGCACCACGTTCGCGGTCACGGGTCCGTGGCGCTGA
- a CDS encoding polysaccharide deacetylase family protein: MIGFTHKAAVLGVLGAVLVGCGQAQPTRTAAERPSASPAVEKPARKPADKPPVMAPGPGGLTPVFTRGPQRAAKVVALSFDADMTADEGPRAAAGEHFDNPELIALLRRLKVPATVFMTGRWAEEYPDQARSIGTDPLFEIGNHSYSHYAFTTPCYGLPTVEKGAVRKEVQRAFGAIRATGARNVVPYFRFPGGCYDDDTLRALGPEKVTAVQWDVVSGDAFATDADAVAEQVLDGVRSGSLVVMHCTRSAAPVTAEAVRQVVPELRKRGYRFVRVSELMGG; this comes from the coding sequence ATGATCGGATTTACACATAAGGCGGCCGTTCTGGGAGTGCTGGGTGCGGTGCTCGTCGGCTGCGGCCAGGCACAGCCGACGCGTACCGCCGCCGAACGGCCGTCCGCCTCCCCCGCCGTGGAGAAACCCGCCCGGAAGCCCGCCGACAAGCCCCCCGTCATGGCCCCCGGCCCCGGCGGGCTGACCCCCGTCTTCACGCGCGGGCCGCAACGCGCCGCGAAGGTCGTCGCGCTGAGCTTCGACGCCGATATGACGGCCGACGAGGGGCCGCGCGCGGCGGCCGGTGAGCACTTCGACAATCCGGAACTGATCGCCCTGCTGCGCCGCCTGAAGGTGCCCGCGACGGTGTTCATGACCGGGCGCTGGGCCGAGGAGTACCCGGACCAGGCGCGCTCCATCGGCACCGATCCCCTCTTCGAGATCGGCAACCACTCCTACAGCCACTACGCGTTCACCACCCCCTGCTACGGGCTGCCGACGGTCGAGAAGGGCGCCGTGCGCAAGGAGGTCCAGCGGGCGTTCGGGGCGATCCGGGCGACCGGCGCCCGCAACGTCGTCCCGTACTTCCGCTTCCCCGGCGGCTGTTACGACGACGACACGCTGCGTGCCCTCGGGCCGGAGAAGGTGACCGCCGTGCAGTGGGACGTCGTCAGCGGCGACGCCTTCGCGACGGACGCGGACGCCGTCGCCGAGCAGGTGCTCGACGGGGTGCGGTCCGGTTCGCTCGTCGTCATGCACTGCACCCGCAGCGCGGCCCCGGTCACCGCCGAGGCGGTCCGCCAGGTCGTGCCGGAGCTACGGAAGCGCGGCTACCGCTTCGTCAGGGTGTCCGAGCTGATGGGCGGCTGA